A window from Anser cygnoides isolate HZ-2024a breed goose chromosome 1, Taihu_goose_T2T_genome, whole genome shotgun sequence encodes these proteins:
- the ATP5PO gene encoding ATP synthase subunit O, mitochondrial, with protein sequence MAAAAGLALKVRQLSTSAARPVSKLVKPPVQVYGLEGRYATALYSAATKQKKLEQVEKELLRVWTLLKDPKLSSVVMNPHTKSTVKQKAVNDALAKEKMSPITVNLMNLLAENGRLRYTPGIVSAFGKIMSAYRGEVLCTVTTAQPLDDASLTDLKSALNGFLAKGEVLKLETKTDPSVLGGMIVNIGEKYVDMSTKTKIQKLTKIMRETV encoded by the exons atggcggcggcggcggggctggcccTGAAG GTGCGGCAGCTGAGCACGTCGGCGGCGAGGCCGGTGTCCAAGCTGGTCAAG ccccccgtgCAGGTGTACGGGCTGGAGGGCCGCTACGCCACGGCGCTGTACTCGGCCGCCACCAAGCAGAagaagctggagcaggtggagaaGGAGCTGCTCCGCGTGTGG ACTCTTTTGAAGGACCCCAAACTGTCCAGTGTTGTTATGAACCCTCATACCAAGAGCACAGTTaaacaaaaagctgtaaatGATGCTTTAGCAAAAGAGAAGATGTCCCCTATTACTGTCAACCTGATGA ACTTGCTTGCTGAAAACGGTCGCTTGCGCTACACTCCAGGCATTGTTTCTGCCTTTGGGAAGATCATGAGCGCGTACCGAGGAGAGGTGCTGTGCACGGTCACCACTGCACAG CCCTTGGATGATGCCAGTCTTACTGACCTAAAAAGTGCTCTGAACGGATTCTTGGCGAAGGGAGAGGTCTTGAAGCTGGAGACCAAG acTGATCCTTCGGTCCTTGGTGGAATGATTGTCAATATTGGGGAGAAGTATGTGGATATGTCAACAAAGACAAAGATCCAGAAACTCACCAAAATCATGAGAGAGACTGTCTAG